ATTTCTACTTCAACGGGTATCACAGCTTCAGTACCATATACTAAAAGGTATTGTGTTGCCCCAGTGGAAAAGCGGATAGTGGTGTGATATCCCAGCAATGGAAaaggtagcttctcatgccaATGCTTGTGGTTATTTATCATTTTgcgtagtatcttcttgatgttcttgttggcagcctctacagctccattcatctgaggcctataAGCGGTAGAGTTGCGGTGCTTGATCTTAAACTTCTCACACATAGCTtgcatcagatcactattgaggttggcagcattgtctgtaatgattGATTCGGGGACCCCAAATCGACATACAAGATGATCTCGCACAAAATTCGCTACAACTTTCTTGGTGATCAACTTATATGACgtggcttccacccatttggtaaagtaatcaatggcaaCCAGGATGAATCTATGTACATTAGATGCGGGGGGTTCGAtgggaccaataacatccataccccaagcagcGAAAGGCCAAGACGAACTTGTCACATTGAGTTCGTTGGGCGGAACTCATATCATATCGGCATGAACTTGACATTGATGACATTTTTGGACATACCGGATGCAGTCGGTtttcatagtcatccagaaatatccaGCTCTCAATATCTTCTTTGCCAAAGTGAAACCATTCATATGAGGTCCGCATGTTCCAGCATGGATTTCTTCAAGTAGTCTAGATGCCTCCTTAGCGTCCACACATCTTAGTAAACCTAGATAGGGGgtcctcctatacaagattcctccactcCCAAAGAAATGATTAGCTAACCTCCACAATGTgcatttctaaacatgtgtagtACTTTCTGGATATTCTCCCATTCtccaagtactccttgatatcataaaaccatggcttcCCATCgaactcttcttcaacatgagtaCAATAGGCAGGTTGCTTGCGTATATCTATAGGTATGGAATCAATGGAGTTTTTATCCGGATGTTGAATCATGGATGATAATGTGGCCAAGGCGTCTGCAAACTCGTTCTGAGTCCGAGGAACATGCTTTAATAGTATCTTGACAAATCTCTTGATTAAATCTTGCACACAGTGTAAATAAGGCAGTATTTTTGAGTTCTTAGTAGCCCATTCTCCAAGCACTTGATGTATCAGCAAATATGAATCTCCGATTACCAGTatttcctgaatgttcatgtcgataaCTAGCATGAGTCCTAGAATACAAGCttcgtattctgccatattgttggtgcacgggaacctgagtttggcataTATCGGGTAATGTTGATCGGTCTCTGATACTAGCACCGCTCCAAttcctactcctttgaagtttgcggccccatcaaagaacattctccaaccatcatatgcttctGAGATGTCTTCCCCAATGAATAGCACTTCTTCATCGGGGAAGTATGTCCTTAATGGTTTGTTTTCTGGGATTCTCCGCTAGATGGTCCGCCAGtgcttgccctttgactgccttttgagtgACATAGgtaatgtcaaattcactcaacaatatctaCCATTTTGCTAGTTTCTCgataggcataggcttctgaaagatgtatttcaaaggatccatcctcaAGATTAGATAGGTAGTATGTGCACAAAAATAATGTCTCAACATTTGTGTTACCCATGTTAAGGCACAACATGTGTATTTCCAACAGTGAATAGCGGGCCTCGTATGGTATGAACCTCTTACTTAGATAGTATATTTCTTGCTCCTTTCTGCCAGTTTCATCATGTAGTCCTGAAATACATTCGAACGCCCCATCTAGCATGGACAAGTATAATAACAACGGTCTTCCGGGCTCATGAGGAACCATAACAGGAGGTTGAGATAAgtattccttgatcttatcaaaaactttttggcattcttcagtccattCAGTCGCAGCAtccttcctcagcatcttgaagattggctcacaaatcaCGGTTGATTGGGATATGAaacgactgatgtagttgaggcgtccgaagaaactcatcacatctttcttactcCTCGGCGgtggtaactcttgaatagctttgatctttgacggatccaattcgATTCCCCGACGACTGacaatgaaacccaataatttgcCAGCGGGTACCCCAAAAGCTCATTTTTGCGGGGTTTAGCTTCAAATTATATCTCCGCAGTCTGTCAAAAAACTTCCTAAGATCAGTCAAATGGTCTGAGCTCCTCTTTGATTTGATTAGGATatcgtctacatatacctcaattttcttgtggatcatgtcatgaaagatggtagtcatgacTCTCATATATGTCGCTCCAgtattcttcaaaccgaatgacataaccttGTAACAATATACCCCTGCAGCATAATAAAAGCAGTCTTttcagcatcttcttcgtccattctAATCTGGTGATATCCGGcaaagcaatctacgaatgattggagttcatgctttgcacaattgtcgatcaaaatgtgtatgtttggcaatgAAAAGTCATCTTTAGGACTGGCCTTGTTGAGATCCCTGTAGTCGACGCAAACTCTAACCTTTACATCTTTCTTAGGCATGGTCACAACGTTAGCTAACCAAATAGGGTATTTGACAACACGGAGGATGTTGGCTTCTAATTGCTTAGTAacctcctctttgattttcaaacttagatctggtttgaactttctgagtttctgcttcacagGGGGGCACATTGGATTAGTAGGTAGTTGGTGGGCTACTATAGATGTACTCAAACccgtcatatcatcataggaccaagcAAAGATGGCAGCGTACTCTTTTAAGAACTCAATATAATCTTCCTTGTCTACCGATGATAGATGAACACTGATGCGAGTTTCCGTGACTGTTGCGGCATTACCCAAGTTAACTACCTCAATATCTTCTAAATTTGACTTGGttttattctcaaaattctctatCTCTTTGACAATCTCTTCAGGTGGTGTATCGTCCTCCCAATCCTCTGAATCACTTATTTCATGTCGCgttatctcattacatgtcacgcTTGTAGATTCAACATGATAGAAAATAGTTTTGCTGAAATGTAAAGataacaagataaaaataagtaCAAAAGGTAAATACTTCATTAAGAAACTTGCCGAATTATTTTAAACATAATGCGAAATAAACATAAAAACAAGGCTCAATCACTTGAGCATTTATTTAAAACAGGaaatgctaaatgtttttttttttataattaaaacaTTGAGATGCTAAATTGCCAAAAGCTACCCAGGTGCGCGGTGAGCTCGGGATGGAGCGACAGTCCAATTTTCGAGCATAGCCCCAGCTTCCATAGCCTGGATTGTGTCTTCCTCCATTTTCCCGAATAGTACCACATTTTTCAATCTCCATCGTCCTCGTGCTCTGACAGGAACAAGTTATTCACCCCCTCCAGGATGTTGTCTGCTTTATCTCCCCAAATGGTTTTAGCCTTTCGAAAGGTTTGGTGCAAATGCGGTATCGGCTTTGGCAGAGGATAGTAAAACCCTCTCCAAGGAGGTGTCCAGTCCTTGAATTCCCGTGAGGTGTACTTATAACCCAAGTCAAAAGTAGTCTTTTGAAAACGAGGCTGCACAGGTTCAGCTATTCCCTCCAGTTTAGGACCAAGGCCCCTACCTGGTTCATATCCCAACCACAACATCATACTCATCACTCGGTCACTCCACCATCTACTCTGTTCAATATTTCCAACTAGCTCGATAGTGTAAAAGGTACCACCTCCTACATTTCTCTCTATATCGACCACAGGGACTGTTTGATTGGTGTATATGGGATTGTTTCCATCTCTGTGAACAACCAcctcttgatgatcccattcaaacttaacaACTTGGTGCAGAGTCGAAGCAACAGCCCCAGccatatggatccatggcctccccaaCAGTAAGTTGTAGGTGGTTGAGATGTCTAGTACTTGGAATTCCACATCGAATATCGTCGGTTCGATTTTCAACCTCAAATGGATTTCCCCGATAGTAGCCCTTTGGGAACCgtcaaaagccttcacattcatgcttccctcCTGTATCTCAGACAGATTTATACCAAATTTCCTCAATGTGGTCAATGGACATATGTTCAGACTAGAACCCCCATCGATCAAGACTCGGGATATGAACTTATTCTCATGTTGCACAGTGATATGCAACGCTTTGTTATGGCTGAGCCCCTAGGAAGGTAGTTCATATTCATGAAAAGAAATCTTGTGGGTCTCAAATATATGTCCCACCATATTTTCCATGTCTTTACCTGTGATATTGGCCGGCACATATGCTTCGCTCAAAACATTCATTaaagcattcttatgtgcatcATAATTCTGCAACAAGGATAgaatagatatctgagcaggagtcTTGTTCAGATGTTCAGCCATAGAATATTCTTTagcttgcacctttctccaaatcTCCTCGCCTCCTACTTCTACAATAGGTGGCCTTTGCATGTTCTCCTTACTCGATCCTCCTTGGGTCATGTTCTCAGGCGTGTAAACTCGTCCAGTTCTGGTCATACCTTGTATGGCTCCCGCTTCCTCCATCTTGGACTTACCTTTTCTCTTTGCCTCAGCCTCATAGTTCCATGGAACAGCTCTTGAATTATAAACAGGTGATGGAGCCACTATGAAAGTAAACGGTGACCGAGATATAGCCAATTCAACTACAAATGGTGCACAAACTCGCACCACAACAGGTGGAGGTACCACAGGAGGGACCACCACAGTATCCCCATCCCGAATAAACCCAATGGATCATTCTTCATCCCATTCTTCATCCCATTCTATCATGTGTACTCCCCCATCTTTGTGATCGGGAAGAGGGTTATTATGAACATTTGGTGTGGACCCCTTTAAGTGAATCACTTAGTATCAATAAGTGTTTGtatcttatccttcagagagcgaCATTCCTCCAATGTATGCCATTTTATGCCAGAATGGTAAGCACAACTTTTGTTGGGGTTAACCCATTTAGCGGGCGTGTCGACAGCAGGGGGAATGGTTATGATATAGCCCTCAACTTTTAGCCTTTCGTATAGTTGGGCTATAGGTTCGGCAAGTGGAGTGTATTGTCTAGGCGGTCTTCTTTCGAAGTTGGCTCTGGTCGGGTAATTTTGGTGGGtaggtggaggtgattggaagTATGCGGGTTGAGTGTCATAGACATGTTGTGGGGTTGTGGGATAATGGTATGTTGGTGGTATGTGTTTATATGAAGgaggaggtgtttggtatgttaAGGGAGTCCTCGGGCCTTATGCTACTATTACAGCgctcacttctttcttcttcttcggtTCTGAAATGCACCCCGATTGCAGGGCCTTGTTAGCAGCCTGCAAAGCTTCAAAATTGGTCACCATGCCACTTTTAATACCCTCTTATATTTTCTCTCCTAACTTGATGATATCTGAGAACTTGTAATcctcaataaccatcaacctctcatagtATTGGGGGTCCTAGGCTCgcacaaagaatttgttcatttgacCCTCCTCTACTGGCGGTCGTACCTTGGCTGCCTCAGATCTCCATCTAGTATCATATTCTCTAAATGTTTCATTGGGTTTCTTCTTGaaattctgaatatagaacaagTCTGGAGCATTTTTCGTGTTGAATctgaacctatccatgaaatcagAAGCCATGTTAACCCAGTTGTGCCATTTCTTTGGATCCTGGccaatgtaccaagatagagcatccccagtaagacttctcataaacagcttcatgcggatttgCTCATTTTTCCCTACTCCCACGAGCTTATCATAGTACATTCTCAAATGAGCCTTTGTGTCACCAGCaccatcgaacatttcaaacttcgGAGGCTTGTAGCCTTCGGGCAGCTCAACGTTAGGTTGGAtgcacaaatcttcataattaaAACCTTCAATACCTTTTCCTATTTCAACAGTTTGGATTcttccggtcaaccttttcaactctTCGGCCATACTTTTAATCAGCATGTCTTGTTCGGTGGGGTCACGTATACATTGAGCTTGTTGGGCATGTATGGTAAGGTTTTCACATATATGGGGTTAGTTTGGTGGGTTCCGGGAATTTGGGTATATGGGTggttattgataaatatttggGTTTGATCATGGGTATGAGTAATGGATTGTGGGGTATTGTGGGCAAGGGGATAAACGGTATTTTGTGGGAGTATTGGATTGGTGTGGTGTTGCGAGGTTTGGAATGATGGTTGACTTTGGTGTTGCATTGTTGGGGGTGGCGGGTTTTGATAGTGTTGGGTTATTGGAGGGTTTTGATAGTATTGAGTGGTTTGAGGTGgtggattttgtggagcttgtGGCAGCGGATTCAGGGGCAGTGGTTTGTTCTGAGGAAGGGGATGGTTATTTTCAGGAGTGGTTTGGTTGGAGTCGTCTTGGTGATTTACGTCTAGAATGTTCAGGGAGAGGGATAACTTTGCAATGTTTCGATCTTGCTCCAATTCGCCTTGTAACTCCATAATCCTTTGGTCCAAATGGGGGCAACTCGTTCTGTCATGCCAGACTTCCGTTAGATGTTTCCACAGTTTCCTTAGGAGTGGGAATCCTTTCCTTACCAGCCATACCGCTTGTATCTTCCATTAGaccttttcttttgttgttgggattgctaggaggaggaggtggtggaggCCCTTTTGATCGAGTATGATATGATAACACAGTCAGGATGCACAAATCAACCTTTAGGAAAgggaataaaaaaaacaaaagaaagaaaaagaaagaaaaaaaatagccaAGTTAGCAAGGTGAAGTAACTGCAGCAAAATAAAAAGTTGTAGGACGTAAACACACAACACATAAAGATAGTGAAAAATCATTCAATTAGAATATTTAAAGCATGCCCTAACGTGGGGACCTCTTtttgcccgaggtaggcctagcgaatATTCAAGAAATAAATGTGCCAATATGTTTCATTCCATTTGTTCTCAAATACCCCAAAATTTTATTAATAATCCAACAATTGTTCATAAGTAAATgacaaaaaataaataagtaataataataataacaatgaaaGAAAAACTCCTAGTCTAGCTTGCAGATGCTCCTTCATCAATCTCTGGCTTCTTCGCAGCTCAGATGGCATTCTCGAAATGATTATGTCTTGTCACTAGGTATGCTTTTGCTAGATTACCTCCAACCTCAAAACCCTTGTTGATACATTCTTCCCTCTGCCGACGAAATTCTTCGCTCAACTCTAGCATGCTTTGCTTCAGGCTAAGAGCTTGAAATCGCCAACGCTCTATCTCTTTATCCTTTTCTTCCGGTTCCTTTGCGTGATCCTCAAGTTGCTTTCGATGCCGGGTTTCAGAGTCATGAGCCTTTCTTTTGAATCGACGATATGCTCCCCTCCCTTGATGCTAGAAGAGACTGACCCTTTTATGTCAGCATGCAACCACTCAACGTAACCAATGACACAACATGCATGATACATGTGTGTTGCTATAGTGTCCACCATCAtgaatttcttttttttccccaTCTTGAGAATGTCTTTAACAAACGGGATTTTATCGCTTTCATAGTCAATCATGAAACGATTCATGTTGCTTACCCTTGGTATAGTCTGCGTTCTCCCATCTTGCCTAAGAACCCTTGTTGGCACGTAGGGTCGAAGGCCTCGGACTCCCATCAAAACCAAGTATGGGGTTTCCTTGGCATAAACTACCAGTTCTGAGGAAGGGAACCAGTCAAACATCCATTGGACCGAATCTTCTGTCAAACGATCTAGCAGCCTAACCCAACCTTCAACATCAGCGGGGCGTTTTATCTTCTTGACCCCTAAAATAACTCTCAAGTCATGTGATAGAATATAGTCATCTCCAATAGTTACATCCCTCGAAATGTCTAGCCCCGTCTTTGCAGTGGCTCAGAGACCGATAGATGTCAGCTAAGATCATAGGCACTATAGTACCAAGATTACCGTCTATCCCATTAAATAGTGCATCAGCTACCATGATAAGTCGGGTGTGAATTTCTTCTTTAGCCCCTCAAGGAAAAACCACTAGCCCCAGAAAACAAATGACAAATGCAAAAGTTCTCTTTTGGGTCCATGCATCGGGACAATGCGATTCTATATTATATATCTCTCGAGCGTACCCATGACCGAATCTATCATACAAGTATTGAAGTGAAATTTTGACTTCATTACATGGGTCATCATTTTGCCTCCTTGCAATCCCAGCTTTTCACGAAACTCTTGCGGTGAAGGATTTATTCCTACTTTTTATTCCTCCACAACAAACTTGCATTTTCAACATAACCTCCGATTTCTTCTAGCAATGGTGTCAATTCAACATCCCCAAATCTGAATACCATTCTTTCCTTGTCCCAAAAGGCAATGACCGCCTCAATGAGTTATTTGCACGGCTTGAATTCCATAAGCGAAGGCAAATGTCCCAACACTTTGTGTACTTCTCCTTGTCTCTGAATGCCCAGATCTCTCCACCAATCCTTTAGTGAATCGGGTATGTACCAGACCATGCTAAACCTTGGATAAGCCTTGGATTGATTCATGATTGCATGTATTTATAAAAGGTTACCTTATACCCCTCCCCTAACttgagagcaaatggtcaacatTTAGGCACATTTATTCCgcaaaaaatgcaaataaattATGATTACATCCTTCTAGGGTCGTAGACccttttggacttgggcatagtCATAGTATCAGACTTAATAAACCAAAGATATTGCGTCGACCTAGGTTtataaaaaataagatttttctAAAAATCATATCATGGTTGGGCTCTATTGAACAAGAGTAGGTTGTCTAGATCAAAGGTTCCCCCAAGCGGACAATGTGGGAGTGAAAAGTCTGTGACCGTCGGCACACCGCTGACCGACCTACCCACAGAACTTTCCCTTAAAAGGAATTTTGAGAGTGCACGGCCGTGAAAACACGCAACCACTACAAGTGTGCTAGTGTAAAAATTTTAAAGTGGAGGAAATATGAACGGGATGACAATTATCAAAGCGTCAACATATAACAAATATAGTTGAAAACATTAGACATGGGattaatttgaaagaaaaaaaatatgataaaaatgataAGTGTAAAGTAAATGCGATCAATAAAATTTGAACAAATAAACAGGAGAAAATATATGATTAAAACATATTAactaataaaagtaaagaaaaatatgtaGATACGCaatataacaaataaggaaagggagTAGGATATGCATAGAAAGCAAAACAAAGCATTTTTTTTAAACGAAAAACAAAGATAAACAAATAAGGGAAGGGGGGGAGAGGATGTACATGAAAAAAATAAAGCATGCTTCAAAGTAAACAAATAAGGGAAGGGGGAAGAGGGCATGCATAAAGTGTAAACAACTAAGGGAAAGAGGATGTgcattaaaaaaaatagtaattgAAATATAAACAATTAAGggaaagaggaagaggaagagggtgTACATGAAGAGTAACTAAAATATAATCACCAAGTAAACAAAGATATGTAcgaaagtaagtagaaatataaacATTATACGAATTAAACAAATgaggaaaaagaaggaaaaatagcTAAATCTACTTAAAGgcatttataaaaaaataaataaccaAGGGAATGAAGAGGGGGGTCTATAAAGAAAGCCACAAACAAAATAGTAAAATTATAAGACGAATATAAAGGtaaacaaataaaataagaaattaaacCGTACGATCACACAAAAATCCCGCATAGAAATAAAATATGTTATGGTAAGAACCTGAGTAtgcccagcagagtcgtcatgttgtcgcgccccattttctcgcgaaagcggatttcgacatgtgacaactcttttaaatgggtattaaaagagaagagtcgccacctaacaatttttaaggtgcgttaggacacctatttGCGAaaaactctgtttgactagtcaacatcaccaaagatcgggtaagggctcaaattatctcgaagagaaggtgttacgCACTatttgaggtccacaactgtgggtcccggccgaattTTATGCTATGTGGGATTATTGGGTTAAACTAAGTTGAAGGTTGCTGAGTTGTGAATTAATCCTAAGTGatcaaaataattaattaaaactagtAACTGAAAAATGTAAGAATTGTAAATTGTAAAAAGCCTACTTAATTACATAAAAGGGGGACCTATATTTTTAAGCCTGATGGATCAACTCCCGTGCAAAGTCTGCTAAGACTTTTATAGCCGAAAGTGCAATGGCTATTCAAAAAATTTGTGTATCATGTCCGCTACCCTCATTACTATTTTTAAGTTGTTAACTTAAGAGcgcactaattaattctaaatcGCGTCTTAACTCAAAACTACTCGTCCCTTCCTTTAGTCCAGGAGGCTTCGGACACTATTCTAGAGGGATGGTTCTAGACTTAAAGAAAATCTCAagtttctatttctatttctattcTTATTAGCGTCACATAAAAGGGAGCACATAGAGACTTAACAAGTAACACATAAGGCAAATAAGGGTTCATGTTGgcctcctaattaattaaattaactaaAGCGATGAAGTGGTCTCTTAAATATTCAAGATCCTTGAATTAATATTCAGATACACAATACACCAAGTTTAATAGATTAGATAGCTATATGCAtaggaaataagaaaaaaatgggtgaaaatgttaCCAAGAATCAACTAgagtaaaaataataattatcgGAATATATACTATACtcacaaaatttaaataaaagtgAAATATTAGTCCACTGGACAATAGCCTATCagtaataaaacaaacaaaaactaaTGATGAGATTAAACATAAAACTCCTTAAGTGTTTGGAAATTGAAATAACTAATAAAAGGATGATAAATATGATTTAATAAAAGAAAGTTCTGCCTTTAGTTTAAAGCTAAAAATAGACCCATAATAAGACATGAactattgtttttttttaaaaaaaccgacGTACTACTCAAATGCCAATTATGGAAGTTTCATGTAAAAGCAAATAACAAGCAGGTCTTCTTTATCATCTCCTACGGACAAGACTAGTGtttatagtaaaaaataattaaagcataTCTTGAGCACATAAGTATAGAAGAGGCGTATGAACGAGTAGCACATGATTTTTCCTTTTCCCAGCAACCCCCATCCACTATTATATAGAGCTTAAAAACTACAAGAATAAAATATATAACATGAGCCTAAAGATGACTAAACGAAATCCATGTCTCTATGGAAGACTCCtcttatgtcacgaccccaaattttcaCCTTTGGACCGTGATGGCgactaacatttcacttgctaggcaagccaacgttagaataatattatccattttaaaataattttaaatttattaataataattgaAACAAATGCGAAAGTAAAGTCTgtaatgtagtgaataatccataaaaataacggtgtctaaataccataccagaattagtgtcacaagtgcacgagcttctagaataatacaaataaaggtctgaataaaatatagctgcctggaaacaaacacacagctaaagtaaagtagacggggcagttatacctcaagtctcctctgatagctgaaatccgagaaagtctatggtacgccgctaggaccaactctgaaatctgcacaagaagtgcagggtgtagtattagtacaactgaccccatgtactggtaagtgctgagcctaacctcaacgaaatagtgacgaggctaatgcaggtcacttacattaacctgtacgcaatattagtaacaacaacaaataatataaataaatcagataactcatttataataattgaagccaactcagtcataacacattattatttcaaccaattttcgttgcagcgtgcaaaccGCTCCTACGATATATTcgttttcaatcctctcatatatttattttaatcaagtatatatagacttttaaataagtctgttgcggcgtgcaatccgatccccccaatattgacttttaaataagtctattgcggcgtacaatctgatcccccaatattgacttttaaataagtctattgcggcgtgtaatctgatcccccaatatatatatatatatatatatatatatatatatatatatatatatatatatatatatatatatatatatatatatatatatatatatatatatatgctttcatttctgttgcggcgtgcaacccgttccaccaatataattttaaacaactcataattgtaataaaaattactccaataaataccacgttcaatgagaaactattaagcatcaagacacacaataattataatttatttatgaacaaacaatgacaattagcaattaattatgaaaatcgtggagaaaataggcagtttaatatttaatatgctaaatgtcaaatagcaattaagacacataagtcaaataagcatgcacaattattacaggaattcaaggaatatgagtgaaataattaatataataattcattcatgatttaaaacgatttatgattttcaaataattatgcaaacaattaatttgatgacgtatagatactcgtcacctcgcctatacgccgttcacatacatttcacataacaactaatttaagggttctattctctcaagtcaaggttaaccacgccacttaccttgctttgcaatttcaatcaattactcgaccacagctttttcttttgaatttttctccaaaagcgtcaaatctattcacaaacaattcgatatactcaacacgagtcatagaaattaattccatataaatttactaatttttcggataaaatccgaaaatcactttaaaaattgacaatagggcccacgtctcaaatcttgaaaaaacttacgaaattcgaacacccattccaagacgagtccaaccatataaaaattatcaaattccgatgtctaatggaccttcaaatctcaaatttttatttttggaagattttataaaaatctgatttttctcccaaaatttcacggattcatgatataaatgagtatggaatcatgaaatataatcaatataggataaggaacacttaccccaatattttcccgtgaaaatagCCCAAGAATCGTCTTACTGAGCTCAAAAATGGAACATGGTTGAAAAtaggacgaatcccattttctagaacttaagttctgtttcttgaatttttacccttcgcgaacgcggtcagtgcatcgcgttcgcgaagcacaatttctGTTGTCCAAATTTTActgttcgcgaacgcgagggctacctcgcgaacgcgagggctacctcgcgaacgcgatgcttgctTGTCTTGGCCTTCCTGAATGCGAGatgcccttcacgaacgcgaaggcaaatttTCCTGGCCAacctctttcccttcgcgaaagcgaggcttcgattgcgaacgcgaagctttgaacctcgatccttcgtgaacgcgaagctttgcacctCGACCCTTCGTGAACACGTTCCCTCTGTCGCggacgcgaagcacaaaatgtgccagcccaatttgctcttcgcgttcgcgagagtaccttcgcgaacgcgaagaagaacacaccagaagcctaAAGTTTGCAGAAAATCAAAATTttccaagttcgaaatcatcacgtagcctatccgaaactcacccgag
This DNA window, taken from Nicotiana tabacum cultivar K326 chromosome 4, ASM71507v2, whole genome shotgun sequence, encodes the following:
- the LOC142179990 gene encoding uncharacterized protein LOC142179990, which codes for MAEYEACILGLMLVIDMNIQEILVIGDSYLLIHQVLGEWATKNSKILPYLHCVQDLIKRFVKILLKHVPRTQNEFADALATLSSMIQHPDKNSIDSIPIDIRKQPAYCTHVEEEFDGKPWFYDIKEYLENGRISRKYYTCLEMHIVEVS